The DNA window GTCCCAGACCGTGGTCAAGGCCGTCTGTACGTGCAGTAGGGTGGCGTCCGGGCAACCCCGCGTGTCATTCGATGCCTTCGAGGGATGGGTGATCATGCATGATTACCGCCAAGAGCCAACTGCAACTGTAGTAATAGGCACTCTTAAGGCTCACCCGGGCGACGTCACTGGCAGCCTGAATCAGTACCGGAACGTCTGTGAGAGTGCGGGAGAGTTCCCCGAGAAAGGCGCAATGCGGGCAGAGCGGAACAGCTTCATGAGGCACTCTCCTGACTCACTGGCGCTGTCGGGAGGAATATCGAGTGAAATGCTCAGGATGCTGCCCGTTCGAGCAAAGGTCACGTACACTGTTCCGGTACGTTTTGCACTTCCCCTGCCGCAAGAAGCTGTTTTCGCTGCGAGCGTGCGGAGGACATCTTGTGCAGAAATCGAATCGAAAGAACGATAACCTTCCTCGGAGCCCAAGCGGTCGAAGATCGAGTGCGGTGCCGCCGATGAGCCAGTAGCATTTGCCTCGGTGCCTTCTTTCGAGCTTGGGACTTTCTTGGGGATGCGTGAACCGAAGCCATGGCTCGCCATCGGTTTCGAGGTGAAGGCGCCAGTATCTTGTTTTGGTATGGTCTCCGCTGTGGCTGGAGCCTGGGTCGCAATGAATTCCAATGGATCCTCCTGGTCGATGGACGTCGACGTGGCGGACGATGTTTCCTGGTGCTGAATCTCCTTGGCGGCGTGGTGTTCCACAGCGGCATAGAGCAACCCCAGCGACAGAACTGCTACGCTTCCCTGGACGAGTCGCTGTGCGGTCAGAGCGCGTCGAGCCTGCGTCGCCTTCGCGATGGCGCTCCCGGAGGCGAAGGCGTCGGTTCTGGACGCACCCTCTGTTCCATTCGTGGGTTGTGCATCTCCATTCGTGGGTTGTGCATCTCCATTCGTGGGTTGTGCATCTCCATTCGTGGGTTGTGCATCGACCGACTTGGTCTCCAGACGATCGATCTCCTGGATGACCCGCCCCTGCCATCCCGCCATTGGTCGGACCTCCTGGACATTGGCCGCCAGCAGGGACACGAGCCGGTCATGATTTTCGCTTGCTCGCTGGCACGACGAGCACGCGTGCAGGTGCGCGCGCAGGTAGTCGAGGAGTGGTTGCGGCAGCTCCCGCTGCACCAAACCCTCCTTATCGAACAGGTCGCAGCCACAGTCCTCGCGGCTCATCGCAGGACCCCTTTGCCTTCGAGGCACTTCCTCAAGACGGGCATCGACCGGGCGACCCGCATCTTCAACGTCGCCGAGCGCTCGCCACAGATCCGGCTCATCTCCTCGTAGGAAAAGCCCTCCTGGAAGCGGAGGATGACGGCCATCCGAACCGGATAGCTCAGCTCATCAAGGCACTCCGCAAGTTTCGCCGTGGCGAAGTCACGCATGATGCATTCCTCGGCTGAAGGTCGCTCGTCGGCCTCCTCCGGAACGTACCCCTGTGTTCTGAACCGTTTGTCATGACGACGATTCGTTTTGAGCGCATCCAGGCAACGGTTGTGCGCGATCG is part of the Chondromyces crocatus genome and encodes:
- a CDS encoding RNA polymerase sigma factor translates to MTAPADAHDVRALEALQRGERKLALDTLMAAYGVQLYRYCYSIMGSRPLADDVHQTVFLQAYQGLESFEGTTFRAWLYAIAHNRCLDALKTNRRHDKRFRTQGYVPEEADERPSAEECIMRDFATAKLAECLDELSYPVRMAVILRFQEGFSYEEMSRICGERSATLKMRVARSMPVLRKCLEGKGVLR